The Vibrio sp. 16 genome segment GAAGCAAAAGAGCAAGACGTTCTTTTATCACTTCACATGAAAGCGACCATGATGAAGGTGTCTGACCCAGTTATCTTCGGTCATGCGGTTAAGGTTTACTACAAAGACGTATTCGCGAAGTACGGTGAGCTATTTGACAAGCTAGGCGTTGACGTAAACAACGGCATCGGCGACGTATACGCTAAGATCCAAGCGCTTCCTGCCGCTCAAAAAGAAGAAATCGAAGCGGCGCTACAGGCTGTTTACGAAACTCAACCGCCATTAGCGATGGTTGATTCTGACCGTGGTATCACCAACCTACACGTACCAAGCGACATCATCGTTGATGCTTCTATGCCGGCAATGCTGCGTTCGTCTGGTCAAATGTGGGGACCAGATGGTAAGCAGAAAGATACCAAAGCGATGATTCCAGATCGCAGTTATGCAGGTATCTACCAAGCAGTTATCGACTTCTGTAAAGAAAACGGTGCCTTTGATCCAACCACAATGGGTAGTGTGCCAAACGTGGGTCTAATGGCTCAAAAAGCTGAGGAATACGGTTCACACGATAAGACGTTCATTCTAGATGCTGCGGGCACAGTGCGTGTTGTTGATGCGTCTGGCGAAGTGCTACTTGAGCAATCGGTAGAAGAAGGCGATATCTTCCGTATGTGTCAGGTGAAAGACGCGCCAATCCAAGATTGGGTTAAGCTAGCGGTGACACGTGCTCGTGCAACTGGTGTACCAGCCGTTTTCTGGCTCGATGAAAACCGTGCACACGATGCTCAGCTCATCAAGAAAGTAAACGCATACCTTCCACAGCACGACACTTCTGACCTAGAAATCAAGATCTTGGCTCCACTAGAAGCGTGTCAGTTCTCTCTTGTTCGTATCAAAGAAGGTAAAGACACTATCTCAGTAACTGGTAACGTACTGCGTGATTACCTAACTGACTTGTTCCCAATCCTAGAGCTGGGTACTTCGGCTAAGATGCTTTCTATCGTTCCGTTAATGAACGGTGGTGGTCTATTTGAAACGGGTGCTGGTGGTTCAGCGCCTAAGCACGTTCAACAGGTAGAAAAAGAAAACCACTTACGTTGGGACTCTCTGGGTGAGTTCTTAGCTCTTGCCGCATCACTAGAGCACCTAAGCACAGTCGCTGGCAACCCGAAAGCGCAAGTTCTTGCTGATGCACTAGATAAAGCAACCGGGGATTTCCTAGATAACAACAAGTCGCCATCGCGTCGTGTTGGTGAGCTAGATAACCGTGGTAGCCACTACTACCTAGCAACTTACTGGGCACAAGCACTTGCAAGTCAAACCGCTGACGCAGAATTAGCGGCTGAGTTCGCTCCAATCGCAGAAGCACTTGCAGCGAATGAAGACAAGATCGTTGCCGAGCTAAACGATGCTCAAGGGGTGGCGGCAGACCTTGGTGGTTACTACGCGCCTGTATTTGAGAAAGCAGCGCCACTAATGCGTCCAAGCACAACACTAAACAGCATCATCAATCGATAATGATGGTTTAGAGCAATAAAAAACCCGCTACTTAGCGGGTTTTTTCTTTACTGATATATGTGTTTAGTGGTTATTTCACTATGGCAGCGGTTATTTAGCTAGTTGAGCTTCCACTGGTGTTACAACACTTGCGTGAGAACCCTTTGGACCTTCTTCCACTTCAAAGTTGACTTGTTGGCCTGCTTTCAGAGTACGATAACCATCCATCTGAATTGTGGAGTAGTGTGCAAACACATCCCCGTCTTCACCTTCTGGACAGATAAAACCAAATCCCTTGGCGTTGTTAAACCATTTTACTGTACCTGTAGCCATGCTATACATCCCTCATGCATTTTGTTACTGATGTTGTTTGAACGTTCACAGTTCTTCCATTGTGAACAAAAAGTGAATTTCCATTCAGCCGCTGCCAAATTTTCAGTCACTATTTGACCAATTTAGCCAATGATTGAGCACAGTCAATAAGAAAAAGGTATTAGACTCTACATATTTGCAAACAAATCACTTTTGAGATTTACATTTTTATAACTATGTGAGCGATATTCACGTGTAAACCATTTTTGTCTTGAATGGTTTTTGGTTTCTTTTTAATCAATTAGATAGATAAATCCAAACCGGAAGAATCTTTTATTTGCAGCCACTCAATTGCTGCATTAGTCTCTAAGTAAGGGCAAAACGTTTCTTATCGATTTATGCCCCAAAATCTAAGAGCTAAATTCAAAACTTCTGCTCACTATAGTGGTAAAATTAAAGCAAGTCGTACATCAACGTTGATAGATCATGAGCAAGCATTTTGAATGGGTGACTCCAGACTCAGATTTACTGGAGTTAGAAAAAACAAAAGTTAAACCACCATCCATGTATAACGTCGTACTAAATAACGATGACTACACGCCGATGGACTTTGTAATTGAAATTCTGGAACGTTTTTTTTCAATGGATGCGGACAAAGCAACCCAGGTGATGCTCCAAGTGCATTATGAAGGGAAAGCGATTTGTGGCACATATACTGCAGAAGTTGCTGAAACCAAAGTGGCCCAAGTCACGATGTATTCCAAGGAAAATGAGCATCCTTTGCTTTGTACAATGGAACAAGCGTGAGGTTTGTTCGTACAACCTGAGTTGTTGTTGAAGGAGGTACTTATGCTAAATAAAGAATTAGAGTCGAGCCTGAACAGTGCGTTCTCTCGAGCTCGAGACAAGCGACATGAGTTTATGACTGTCGAGCACCTCCTGCTAGCATTGCTGGAAAATGATGCAGCTAGAGAGGCTCTTCAAGCTTGTCAGGCCGATATTGAGGCTCTCAGAAATGAGCTCGATATTTTTATTGACCAAACAACGCCTCTTATCCCAGAAAATGATGAGACTCGAGAAACCCAACCAACGCTGAGCTTTCAACGTGTGCTACAGCGAGCGGTTTTCCACGTCCAATCTTCTGGTCGAAGCGAAGTGACTGGCGCTAACGTTTTGGTCGCTATTTTTAGCGAACAAGAGTCTCACGCTGCCTACTTACTCAAGAAGAATGATGTTAGTCGTTTAGACATCGTTAACTTCATTTCCCACGGCATCACGAAGGCATCCAGTGCAGGCGATGATGCCTCATCTCACGATTCATTCAGCAGTGATAATGTTGAGGAAAGCGGCTCTGAAGAGCGTTTAGAAAGTTTTGCTACAAACCTAAACCAAGTGGCCAAGCAAGGCCAAATTGATCCATTGATTGGTCGCGATAAAGAGCTTGAGCGAACAATTCAAGTCTTGTGTCGTCGCCGCAAAAACAACCCGCTGTTAGTTGGTGAGGCGGGCGTAGGTAAAACTGCCATTGCGGAAGGTTTAGCGTGGAGAATTGTAGAAGGGCAAGTGCCTGAAATCATTCAAGATAGCGTGATTTACTCGCTAGATATCGGTTCTTTGCTCGCAGGTACGAAATACCGTGGTGACTTTGAGAAACGTTTTAAAGCGATTCTTAAGCAGCTAGAAAAAGAAGACGATGCGATTCTTTTCATTGATGAAATCCATACCATCATTGGTGCGGGTGCAGCATCAGGCGGGCAAGTCGATGCAGCAAACCTAATCAAGCCGCTTCTAAGTAGTGGCAAACTCCGCTGTATTGGTTCGACTACATACCAAGAATACAGCAACATCTTTGAAAAAGAGCGTGCGTTGTCCCGCCGTTTCCAAAAGATTGACGTGGTTGAACCTTCGGTTGATGACACGACCAAGATTTTGATGGGTCTAAAAACCAAGTATGAAGCGCACCACGAAGTTCGTTATACCAACAAAGCACTTCGTGCCGCTGTGGAATTGTCTGCCAAATACATTAATGAACGCCATCTGCCGGATAAGGCTATCGACGTTATTGATGAGGCCGGAGCTCGTAGCCGTTTAGCGCCAGCAAGTCGTCGTAAGAAAACGGTCGGTGTAGCTGATATTGAAGCCATGGTTGCTAAGATGGCGCGTATCCCTGAGAAGTCAGTCTCTTCTTCAGACAAAGAGATCCTAAAAAATCTTGATGAGAAGATGAAGATGTTGGTATTTGGGCAAGATGATGCGATTGATGTACTAAGTGAGGCGATTAAGTTAACCCGTGCAGGTCTTGGTGCCGAGAATAAACCAGTCGGCTCTTTCTTGTTTGCAGGCCCAACAGGGGTGGGTAAAACGGAAGTGACGGTTCAACTTTCCAAACTGCTGGGCATCGAGCTATTGCGCTTTGATATGTCTGAGTACGGTGAGCG includes the following:
- the clpS gene encoding ATP-dependent Clp protease adapter ClpS, which produces MSKHFEWVTPDSDLLELEKTKVKPPSMYNVVLNNDDYTPMDFVIEILERFFSMDADKATQVMLQVHYEGKAICGTYTAEVAETKVAQVTMYSKENEHPLLCTMEQA
- the cspD gene encoding cold shock domain-containing protein CspD, whose product is MATGTVKWFNNAKGFGFICPEGEDGDVFAHYSTIQMDGYRTLKAGQQVNFEVEEGPKGSHASVVTPVEAQLAK
- a CDS encoding NADP-dependent isocitrate dehydrogenase translates to MPTEKPTIIYTITDEAPALATYSLLPIIQSFTASSGINVDTRDISLAGRIIANFPEHLTEEQRIGDALSELGELAKTPEANIIKLPNISASIPQLKAAIKELQEKGYNLPNYPEEPSTYEEEAIKATYDKIKGSAVNPVLREGNSDRRAPLSVKNYAKKNPHSMGAWSADSKSHVSSMSDNDFFGSEKSHTVDGATEVKIEFVGADGAVKELKGAFPLQDKEIIDCSVMNKKALVEFFETQIAEAKEQDVLLSLHMKATMMKVSDPVIFGHAVKVYYKDVFAKYGELFDKLGVDVNNGIGDVYAKIQALPAAQKEEIEAALQAVYETQPPLAMVDSDRGITNLHVPSDIIVDASMPAMLRSSGQMWGPDGKQKDTKAMIPDRSYAGIYQAVIDFCKENGAFDPTTMGSVPNVGLMAQKAEEYGSHDKTFILDAAGTVRVVDASGEVLLEQSVEEGDIFRMCQVKDAPIQDWVKLAVTRARATGVPAVFWLDENRAHDAQLIKKVNAYLPQHDTSDLEIKILAPLEACQFSLVRIKEGKDTISVTGNVLRDYLTDLFPILELGTSAKMLSIVPLMNGGGLFETGAGGSAPKHVQQVEKENHLRWDSLGEFLALAASLEHLSTVAGNPKAQVLADALDKATGDFLDNNKSPSRRVGELDNRGSHYYLATYWAQALASQTADAELAAEFAPIAEALAANEDKIVAELNDAQGVAADLGGYYAPVFEKAAPLMRPSTTLNSIINR
- the clpA gene encoding ATP-dependent Clp protease ATP-binding subunit ClpA, whose product is MLNKELESSLNSAFSRARDKRHEFMTVEHLLLALLENDAAREALQACQADIEALRNELDIFIDQTTPLIPENDETRETQPTLSFQRVLQRAVFHVQSSGRSEVTGANVLVAIFSEQESHAAYLLKKNDVSRLDIVNFISHGITKASSAGDDASSHDSFSSDNVEESGSEERLESFATNLNQVAKQGQIDPLIGRDKELERTIQVLCRRRKNNPLLVGEAGVGKTAIAEGLAWRIVEGQVPEIIQDSVIYSLDIGSLLAGTKYRGDFEKRFKAILKQLEKEDDAILFIDEIHTIIGAGAASGGQVDAANLIKPLLSSGKLRCIGSTTYQEYSNIFEKERALSRRFQKIDVVEPSVDDTTKILMGLKTKYEAHHEVRYTNKALRAAVELSAKYINERHLPDKAIDVIDEAGARSRLAPASRRKKTVGVADIEAMVAKMARIPEKSVSSSDKEILKNLDEKMKMLVFGQDDAIDVLSEAIKLTRAGLGAENKPVGSFLFAGPTGVGKTEVTVQLSKLLGIELLRFDMSEYGERHSVSRLIGAPPGYVGYDQGGLLTDAVIKNPHAVVLLDEIEKAHPDIFNLLLQVMDNGTLTDNNGRKADFRNVILVMTTNAGVQMTEKKSIGLIQQDHSHDAMSEIKKVFTPEFRNRLDNIIWFNSLDEHVIHQVVDKFIVELQAQLDVRGVSLEVSDDARHWLAMKGYDKAMGARPMGRVIQEKLKKPLANELLFGCLVDGGTVKVNLKGEELKFEYLSEKEAAVH